The following are from one region of the Halarcobacter sp. genome:
- a CDS encoding FAD-dependent oxidoreductase yields MNTKHYDVVIVGGGISGAALFYEIARYTDAKSVCMLEKYEDLATLNSKGTSNSQTIHVGDIETNYTLEKAKITKRTAKMIEKFNLMRGLQDKIMFAHQKMALGVGEKEVDFIKNRYEEFKELFPYLELWDKEKLRELEPKLVYADKEQTQDRPEPILAMGTQSEYTTVDFGAMTKELAKAAQEEEKTTDIFFNAEVDEIEKVGDKYKLTTTSGSVFTANFVVVNAGAHSLYLAHKMGHGKHMGSLSMAGSFYITNGEYLNGKVYMVQNPKLPFAALHGDPDILCDGKTRFGPTALALLVLERYKGGKSFFQCLKTMNFDGNILKIFWDLLKDSDIRNYVFKNFLFEVPGINKGLFVKDARKIVPSLSTEDIEYAKGFGGVRPQVLNKEQQKLMLGEASINPGDGIIFNMTPSPGATSCLGNAERDIKTVCEYLNLSFDEERFKAELTEDE; encoded by the coding sequence ATGAATACAAAACATTATGATGTAGTAATTGTAGGTGGGGGTATTTCTGGTGCTGCACTTTTCTATGAGATAGCAAGATATACTGATGCAAAAAGCGTATGTATGTTAGAAAAATATGAAGACTTAGCTACTTTAAACTCTAAAGGAACTAGTAACTCTCAAACTATCCATGTTGGAGATATTGAAACTAACTATACATTAGAAAAAGCAAAAATCACAAAAAGAACTGCAAAAATGATTGAAAAGTTCAATCTTATGAGAGGTTTACAAGATAAAATTATGTTTGCTCACCAAAAAATGGCTTTAGGTGTAGGTGAAAAAGAAGTAGATTTTATCAAAAACAGATATGAAGAGTTTAAAGAACTTTTCCCTTATTTAGAATTATGGGACAAAGAAAAACTTAGAGAACTTGAACCAAAATTAGTTTATGCTGATAAAGAACAAACTCAAGATAGACCTGAACCAATTCTAGCAATGGGTACACAAAGTGAATATACAACTGTAGATTTTGGAGCTATGACTAAAGAGCTTGCAAAAGCTGCACAAGAAGAGGAAAAAACAACTGATATTTTCTTTAATGCAGAAGTAGATGAGATTGAAAAAGTTGGAGACAAATATAAACTTACAACAACTAGTGGTTCAGTATTTACAGCAAACTTTGTAGTAGTTAATGCTGGTGCTCATTCACTTTATTTAGCTCATAAAATGGGTCATGGTAAACATATGGGTTCTTTATCTATGGCTGGATCATTTTATATTACAAATGGTGAATATTTAAATGGTAAAGTATATATGGTACAAAATCCAAAACTTCCATTTGCTGCACTACATGGAGATCCTGATATTTTATGTGATGGAAAAACAAGATTTGGACCAACAGCTTTAGCATTGTTAGTTCTTGAAAGATATAAAGGTGGGAAATCATTCTTCCAATGTCTTAAAACTATGAATTTTGATGGAAATATCTTAAAAATATTCTGGGACTTATTAAAAGACTCTGATATTAGAAACTATGTATTTAAAAACTTCTTATTTGAGGTTCCAGGTATCAACAAAGGTCTTTTTGTAAAAGATGCTAGAAAAATTGTTCCTTCATTAAGTACAGAAGATATTGAGTATGCAAAAGGGTTTGGTGGAGTAAGACCACAAGTTCTAAATAAAGAGCAACAAAAACTAATGCTTGGAGAAGCTTCAATTAATCCAGGTGATGGAATTATCTTTAATATGACTCCTAGTCCAGGAGCTACATCATGTTTAGGAAATGC